A genome region from Planctomycetota bacterium includes the following:
- a CDS encoding biopolymer transporter ExbD, which yields MPLPKPKPLFEPELSSFSDIALLLIIFFILTTTFIVPAGNKIEPPAASADPAHAEEKQLTIALTGQEILYGPRAERLTIEELRAALLEQNFRAKPPSKRIVIVNPTPDVPYELYFDVVMAIHRADGILALIEEDEKPKK from the coding sequence ATGCCCTTGCCCAAGCCCAAGCCGCTCTTCGAGCCCGAGCTGTCGAGCTTCTCCGACATCGCGCTGCTCCTCATCATCTTCTTCATCCTCACCACCACGTTCATCGTGCCCGCCGGCAACAAGATCGAGCCGCCCGCCGCCTCGGCCGACCCGGCCCACGCCGAGGAGAAGCAGCTCACCATCGCCCTGACCGGCCAGGAGATCCTCTACGGCCCGCGGGCCGAGCGCCTGACGATCGAGGAACTGCGCGCGGCCCTGCTCGAGCAGAACTTCCGGGCCAAGCCCCCGTCCAAGCGCATCGTCATCGTGAACCCCACGCCTGACGTGCCCTATGAACTGTACTTCGACGTGGTCATGGCCATCCACAGGGCCGATGGCATCCTGGCCCTGATCGAAGAAGACGAGAAGCCCAAGAAATGA
- a CDS encoding biopolymer transporter ExbD, producing MSVRRKKRLPAKVPTTSMADIAFLLIIFFMVTSNFVKESHIELTQPRSPDIEAMKEAHISVTLDKNGDLWLQGKPCPVAVLEEGVKALLLEQSDKTVMLKIDKDTRQESYGPVFLALSRAGAELALIGEKQKE from the coding sequence ATGAGCGTCCGACGCAAGAAGCGATTGCCCGCCAAGGTGCCGACCACCTCGATGGCCGACATCGCCTTCCTGCTCATCATCTTCTTCATGGTCACGTCCAACTTCGTCAAAGAGAGCCACATCGAACTCACCCAGCCGCGCTCGCCCGACATTGAGGCGATGAAAGAGGCGCACATCTCGGTCACGCTCGACAAGAACGGCGACCTGTGGCTCCAGGGCAAGCCGTGCCCCGTCGCCGTGCTCGAAGAGGGCGTCAAGGCGCTCCTGCTCGAGCAGAGCGACAAGACCGTGATGCTGAAGATTGACAAGGACACGCGCCAAGAGAGCTACGGCCCCGTCTTCCTCGCCCTCAGCCGCGCGGGCGCCGAGCTGGCTCTGATCGGCGAGAAGCAAAAGGAATAG